TATTTTGCCGCAGGTtgacgagggcgacgcctGGGACGGGGAGACGCGTGAGGAACAGGAACCGCTCAGTGAAGCTCTCCAAGGCACACCGGAGACGGACGACGGAGACTCAGTGCGGTCGGCTCTGCTGAGTCCGGGAGCAGCCGGCAGGACCGCGAACTCTGGAACCCATTTCGAGCCGCCAGCACATCCGAGCGGTCAGGGAAGAGCCTGCACTCAAAACCTTTTCCAAGAcccggagacaggcagccaCATCGGCACAACGATGCCGGAGGAAAACTCTGCGGAGAGCGCGTGCGGGGAAATGTCGCCGACCTCAGCCCGTGATGACCCTCAGAGTGCTTCTGTGTCTGACGGGCATCCAGTGGACAGTCTTGACGCTCGAGAGCCAGAGACGTTCGGGTCAGACTCGGCACAGAGCGAACTCCCTAATCTGCTCGCACCGGCGCGGCAGAGCCCGGAGGTATCCTCACCAGTGGACGCCCCCGCTGTGGAAGGCCGGGGCGATGCGGAGGAGGCTGGTAGCTCGAGGCACCCACTGCGTGATGTCCTTGAGTCGTCGCCGACGGCGGGGCTGACAGAAGCACCCGAGGGTccgagcgaaggagacagcagcctcTCAGAGACCGCACCAGAAGAGCGCGGTTCGTCGCCTTCAGCTGCGGCAGACCTGCATTCGGTGCcgcgcggcgtcggcgcgaACTTTTGCAAGCAGGCAGCCAACCCCTCGCGAGGAGCCCGTCAACCTGAGCAGGAGCGAGACTGTCACGGCTGGCTTCTTCAGcagttttctttctcgaCTCTTCCCGGCCTGGCGGCAGGCGCCACCAACTCCTTTACCGCCGAGCGGAAGCGCGGTGAGTTCGAGCACACTGAGACCAGCGGGAACGCGCCGCCGGTGGCTCTTCCTGAAGAAACAATCGAACAAATAGCAAAGACTTTCGGCTCGACAGAGGCTGATGGGATGGAGGAGGAAACCCTGGAGTTTGACGAGACTCTCTTCCCCCTTGGGacaaaaaagcaaagacgaggaacaaGCAGCACAAGTTGCTCGGAAGTTAGCGGCCTCAGTAGtgtgaaggagaaagacgcttGCGGAGGGAAGAAATTGAAGAGAGCCTCAGCTGCAAGCAAAAGCAAGAGTGCGCAAAGTGCCTTGGACGACCTTGCAGAGCTTTCTGCCGTCCACGACGTGAAGCACGGCCTCAACGACTTTATCTTGTCAGCCTTGCGCAGGTGTGCTCCCCAGTCGTCGCTCCCTGGTCGAAACTCGAAACCTTTCCTATGGTCGCTCTCCGACACAAGTTCGCCAGAATGGctgaggaagacgcaggagcctGGAGCTGCGTTCcaaaacgcgcgagaagacagcggcTCGGCTTTGTCGCGAAGTGGTCCCGCGTCAGCTTCAAGTGACGAAGGTTGCCAGGATGACTGTGCCTGGCCAAGTGACACGTTCCGTCGTTTTCTGTCGGGGCATTTGGAGACGTCGCGTTCAAGCCCGTTTTCTCGTGCATCCCCCAGTAGCCGTGCGGAGTCTTCGGCCTCACGTTCGGTTTCTCCAGTGGCATCCTGCATGGGCAACCGTTCAGCACGGAGTTGCGATAGACCTCCAAGCGGTGGACATACAGCGGAAACCGTTCGAGCTGCCGAGTTTTCTGAAGAAGCTCTAAgggccttcctcgcgtcgtcctctgtgtcctctctttcccgcgaTCTCGCATCACAGGCTGCAACAGCTCGGAATGCCTTCGCCCCGCGCCGCACCGCGGCTGCTTTGAAGACGAGCGCCTCGCGGACACCCTCACGGACCCTGTCTGAGCTTGAGGCGAGATGGGATAGTGTGTCCCCTCGCTCGGTGGCCGCCATTCACCCCGGTGTCAAGATCGCGGCGAGTTCTCCAAAAGCAATGAGCAGTGCGGCACACTCGATGAGTCAATCGATGGACCAATGTGTGGCACAGCTTCGTAAAGGAACGAGCAAGGGTTTGCATCCATATGTGTCATTCGCAGCAATGTCCCTGCTTGACGCGATGGCAGCAAAGCCGCCAGAGGAGCAGTGTATGTTCATCGAAGGGCTgcaaactgcatgcgcggttCTGCGTGGAGCTGACGCAAAGGATTTCAGTGGCGATTCTGCCGCTTCAGTGCTTTCTGCAATTGTagcccgtctctctcggaaTCGCACGGCACCACCAAATGTTCACGCAACGCCGGCAACAGCCGACCGCCAAGCCGGGGAGCACATGGTCCCTCTCTTGGATTCGTCTGTGTCCGAGCGTGGCCTCTCGTTCCCAACCGCGTCgtccactgtctccgtcgtgAGGCCTGGCCAGCGCTCTGCACCACCCAGCAAATGCGAAGAGAGCCAACCGCTTCTCGCATCCGTTGCAGGCGCGGGTGCCAAGCCAAAAGCGATGTGTTCTGTTTtcgagacagccgaggcgTCAACTGGGCAGAAAGGGTCTGGTTCGAAGAAGCCAGAGAGTcggaagagaggggcgggATCTGTCTTTTCGGCGtcggctgaagaagagaaaagaatcGTTCGGCGGTCCTCTGTTCTTGATGGTGTCTCCCCCTCTGCTCTCCGCTCGGCTCACCTTGCAGAGAAGCCAGGGCCatcgctgcagccgctctcCACTCTTTTGTGCTCTCTGATGGCGACTGGTTCTCAAGCAGCTGAACCAGGCATGGGGGcggcaggcgcagaaggcgagtcTGGGGGGATTTCTCGGAGATCGAGTGAGAACCGAACAACGTGTACAGCTCCGTCCGCCCTCGCGAAGGctcagaggaaaaggagtcgcagagacagcagagagtcGGGCGATACAACCGACGCATGCGGTGGCGCGAAGTTCACTTTTTCCGGGAGCTCTCCGAGCAACATCGCGCCAGGCCTCAATGCGGCAAAGCCCACAACCGTGTTGTCTTCCGCTTGTTTTGTGGGCCAGCCACAGGCTCTCGCGGAGCTTTCTGCCCTCTTCCAGTGTGGCCCAGCGAAGGCAGTCGATGAGATCGGCAGCGGGAAAGCCAGTTGTCAGCGGGTGAAAGCAGAAACGACTGGAGAGCCCGTCACAGCGTCGGGTTCTGCCTGCCAAACAGCAAGTCAATCCCTGGAAAAAACCGCAGATGCGGAAGTTCGTCTGTGGCGGTTCCCTGAAGCTAGAGATTCGCCACCCGTAAAGGCGGCCGAAGACGTGAAGGCTgcgaaagaaggcggcaAAGAGGGTTTTTCCACGGAGTCTGGCAAGACGACGGAATGGGCGACTACTGCCGAGCGTGAGGAACagacaggcgcgagagggacacaGCCGCCTTCTGTCGCTGGTGGGAAAAGAGATCGAGTGGCGATCTCGAGGAACGGAACGCGGACAGCAGCCCGGATGTATGCATGTCCTCTCTGCAATGGCCTGTTCAGCAGGAACTACAACCTTCACCACCATATCAGAGCGGTCCACGAGGGGGCGAAACCGTTTGTCTGCCCCATATGCCACAAGACGTTCAGCTACAAGCGAGGCAATCTGGAACAGCACATTCAAGCCGTCCatcgaggcgagaagccgttCCAGTGTAAAATTTGTGGGAGGGCTTTCAGTCAGAAGGGAAACCTGAGTCAACACACCCAggcggtgcatgcaggcaacCGGCCTTTCCAATGTCCTCAGTGTTCGAGGTCTTTCAGCCGCAAAAGCCACCTCCACAGGCACATCACATCTCTCAAGCACTACGGACCGGCGGGTTCTTCAGCGGGGATCCAGCAGTTGTCTGGAGGGATTCTCGAGAGCGAACTGGCTAAAGACGCCGATTCATCTAGCTGACTGGAGCGCGCTCAGCTTGTGAGATGCGCCTCTGTTTTGTAGAGAGTTCTCGCTGTGGCTTCACCGGCATTTTGCTGCGTGTGAAGGAGGCATACTTCTCAGATGAGATACCCAGTCAGGACGTCCGTGTTTGGCAGGTACATGCACAATGTCTTGGCAACTCGATAGTGTGTTGATATCATGCCCAAAGGCAACAGGGTTGACTGATATCAGATATACGGTTCAGTGAAGGAACGTAGACGTGAACGTCTCTGTTGCATGCGACAAGACCGTTGGTAGAGACGGCGCCAAAGCGTGGCGTATGGACGAGTTCCTGGCTACTTTGTGCAGATTCGCCGCTGTATCTGACTTTAGAATTTAAACCGAAAGAGGTGCAGCGCAAAAACCGTATTCCTGTGTTTATGCTGCAAAGTGTGGCTGCCGTGCCTCGTGTATATTCCTTGTTTTTTCGAAGCACGGCTCTTTGCGAAAACTAATTCCAACACGGTAACAGGTTTGCGTCTACCATACAACTAACCAGGACAGTGGTTCGGCTGATCCGGTTGCCCGGGTGCTGATGTATTCAAGAGTAGATTTCATAGGGCCAAAGAATTACGCGAAAGGTCTTTACTTTATGACGAGGTATTTGGTGTTATTGAGGGGAGATATTAGGGAACTTTCGTTCTGTGGCAAAACGTGTGTCGCCGAACACCTCTCCCGCACTGGTGTCGAGAAATAGTGGCCGGCCGACGTAAAGCGACGGCTAAAGTTTGTGAGTAGACCCGTGCCTGTATTGCGGTGTCACCACACTTGCGGCTTAACAAGTCCGTGaatttttcttttccgcgctTGTGATTGGGCTGGATACTCTCTGACAAGGGAAACTGTGTCGCGTCTGCCGATTTGCATTCACCCAGCTCATCGTATCTTatttccgtttttctggtACATTTTACGGGGGTTTTGAACGTGAGGTTCCCTCGCTCTGGACTCGCAGCAGTTCCACCAAGAGACAACTGATTCTTCGATGTATGAATATTGTCTCTGTGTATCCTTGTCGGCTTACGCAAGCTGTCCTGCAAGAAGCTCTGCCCACAAGCTACATCGGGGGTCGCCTGAGAGGCTTGTCTGACGGAATGTGCGTGCAACAAGAAGTCAAGTGTGCGAACACCACCGTTTTAAGAATGACCAAGCTAACTTCAAGCTGGTCTACCTCGTAATTTTGGGGGTTCAGGGGATCCTTCTGCGGATGTCCCCGTTAATTTTCATGCTGGCTAAGCTCAAGCGATCGACTGGAGCCTTGCGAAGTTAGTTTGCCTCAAGCTGTGGTCTCTGTAACTAGTTTTGCTTGTTCGTTCTATGTTCCCCCCACCTATTGTCCCATTTCATGTATGTGTGACCTCTAGATTCCGAAATTTTAGCCATCTTCACTCGCTGGCTTCATCGATTGGCGATTCATAGTGATTAGTAACGGAACACAGGCGCATAGGTTGAGGTCTTCACGTCTGTGCTACCATTCCTCTTTAGTTTTCTGCTCCTGTTTTTGGTCTGTCTTTTGGTTATACCGACTTTCCTGGAGCTATTATGTTCTTCAATTTGCATCGTGTGGGGGTCTCATGTGCATGGCGAAGGGGATGACCGTacaaaagacgcgaaacgctCCACGTTTCCCCTAATACGGACTACTGTATTGTTGCGTGTAGCTGGAAATCGAAGGACTTTTGCGTTGCTTCGATCAAGCAGGCAAGCCTCTTCTGGATTTCGTTAAGTTTCCGAAGCTAATTGCTACCCGCTTTTTCCGCGTGACGACTGTGCCACCGGAAGGTTCCTTACCATGTCCCAAGCTCCTCCGCATACGATTGATTAGCCAGACTCTAAAGCGAACGCCACAAGCGCTATTTACAATAGCATTGCTGTTTACCTGTAACTGCTGATATGTGGACACACTTTGTACTGGCACATGTTTCGCCCACGGAAAACGACAAAACAATTGGCGCAGGCAATTGCAGGgaattcatatatatatatatatatatatatatttcaaGGGAACACTGATCTTTAACATGTTTTCCCCACGGAGAGAGCTGCACGCCTGACTGCTAGTTCCCAACGAACCCTTTCATAGTGGCCTGACGAGTTTATGGCATTCAACTATACATTGAGGTTGTCGCACATCATCTTACATGCCATTGAGTCCACAGGGCCGGAAAAACGGGATAGCTAGGAGTAGGTTTTTTTGTATTCAGGCCGCAACATTTGAGAAAATGTGAATTGACTGGTTCGATCCATTAAATGCCGGATTTGTCTAGCGGTGAGCAAGGCCTGGTTGACCATAAGGTCAAAAGCAAGGAGGAGGGAAGTCAACCTCGTCCCTTGCTTACACGACTCTCATGGTATGTCAGCTTCTCAGCAGATACAGGTAACCAAGAGTATGACATTACCTTAAAAACGTCAAGGGGCAAATAATGGATCGACGTGTGTTGGAATCGCTCGACTTTTACTCTtaacagaaaaggaaagggcAACCCCTGTGGGAATTGTTCGGAATTATTCAGTCATCCACAAAACGGCAATCGATGTACGCTGTCATATCACTGAGAAAGAGTAGGTCCTCATCTCCCACTTTCAACCCGTCTCCCAGATTAAAGAACTCGTCATCGATTTCTCTATCTGAGAAAGGTGGACGAAAAGCTTCCTGTTTCCCATtcctttctttgtcttcaAAGTGATTTTCTAGGCGTGCCGTTTTTTGAAGGCGATTCTTGTGCATTCCTCGtctgaaagagaaacgaTCGAAACGAAGGGTGGCTCTTGCAGCATCGGCAGGGGTTGATGGCATTTGTTGCACGGTTGTATCCTGAGCACGCGGCGCATGGGTATCATCCCCTGCTACCGTGTTCCGGTTTCCAATGAAAATAAAGTGTCCATCGTCGAGTAATGTGATAGCTGGAGAAGGGTCCATTCTTGCTTTCGTATCTGGCAGTCTTCGGCATCTAACTTTCGGGAGTGTTTGTCTGTTCGTCGTCGCATTTCTTCGGCGATTGCACCAAGCAGTTTTATCCTCCTCCCACCCCGTAAAGCCACGAAtcatctcttctttttcctcaggAGAATACAGACAGGGCTGGAACACAACCCCAACAGCTGTATTTCTTCTTGGCCGCATTTTCTCTCCTGAGATATGTTCTAGTGGAGGGTGCGGCAACTGTTTTGACTGGGGAAAACCAACTGGTGTAGACTGCCGGACTCCGTGGAACTCCTTGGTATTGAaatcgctcttctctgccacATTCGCTCGAGGTGGCGTtctggaagagagaaaagactcTAGGTCACTAGAAAACGCAATTCTATCGGACTTGAGTTTGTGTtgcgaagagagagtgaCCTGGAGTGCCGAAGAGAGTTGAGACTCCCCTGGCCCAATCGCAGGCCTGTTTTGTAAAATAGGGGTTTCACTGTTTCCATCCCCTGTTTCACTACATGCGATCAGCGGGCTGGAGTTCTGACCATCGCAACAAGTAGAATATGCTGACGAGGCAAGTGAAGGGAGCACAGGTATCCGTCTTTTTCG
The sequence above is a segment of the Neospora caninum Liverpool complete genome, chromosome IX genome. Coding sequences within it:
- a CDS encoding zinc finger protein 467, related, which produces MRPSAENETVTFRSGSAENQFLAGAEQAASVPTTHRRPVVSGLSLAEACSIELAAEGAYAGLVEAAGKPSEAMWGADEYARDSESPPGLPPASLRRSKRVGHSDAKRVGNHDGEASGSSTGKARPMGQGEAETVRADVAVEQELSSSELREPVKVDDAALDLDSAFSVDTPPRACSEAARGCESPFRPLSPPCPSIGSPKKRSPAAPATGTPAFMPGLADGADCSFPLFRPQSSCSTVASHHFSSRGSFSPLSFSRSASLLGEQANLAKDAFSPVRRKEAGPSAGGKGCAQSPGDTVGSGDVPAVDLIELPPRRSPSILPQVDEGDAWDGETREEQEPLSEALQGTPETDDGDSVRSALLSPGAAGRTANSGTHFEPPAHPSGQGRACTQNLFQDPETGSHIGTTMPEENSAESACGEMSPTSARDDPQSASVSDGHPVDSLDAREPETFGSDSAQSELPNLLAPARQSPEVSSPVDAPAVEGRGDAEEAGSSRHPLRDVLESSPTAGLTEAPEGPSEGDSSLSETAPEERGSSPSAAADLHSVPRGVGANFCKQAANPSRGARQPEQERDCHGWLLQQFSFSTLPGLAAGATNSFTAERKRGEFEHTETSGNAPPVALPEETIEQIAKTFGSTEADGMEEETLEFDETLFPLGTKKQRRGTSSTSCSEVSGLSSVKEKDACGGKKLKRASAASKSKSAQSALDDLAELSAVHDVKHGLNDFILSALRRCAPQSSLPGRNSKPFLWSLSDTSSPEWLRKTQEPGAAFQNAREDSGSALSRSGPASASSDEGCQDDCAWPSDTFRRFLSGHLETSRSSPFSRASPSSRAESSASRSVSPVASCMGNRSARSCDRPPSGGHTAETVRAAEFSEEALRAFLASSSVSSLSRDLASQAATARNAFAPRRTAAALKTSASRTPSRTLSELEARWDSVSPRSVAAIHPGVKIAASSPKAMSSAAHSMSQSMDQCVAQLRKGTSKGLHPYVSFAAMSLLDAMAAKPPEEQCMFIEGLQTACAVLRGADAKDFSGDSAASVLSAIVARLSRNRTAPPNVHATPATADRQAGEHMVPLLDSSVSERGLSFPTASSTVSVVRPGQRSAPPSKCEESQPLLASVAGAGAKPKAMCSVFETAEASTGQKGSGSKKPESRKRGAGSVFSASAEEEKRIVRRSSVLDGVSPSALRSAHLAEKPGPSLQPLSTLLCSLMATGSQAAEPGMGAAGAEGESGGISRRSSENRTTCTAPSALAKAQRKRSRRDSRESGDTTDACGGAKFTFSGSSPSNIAPGLNAAKPTTVLSSACFVGQPQALAELSALFQCGPAKAVDEIGSGKASCQRVKAETTGEPVTASGSACQTASQSLEKTADAEVRLWRFPEARDSPPVKAAEDVKAAKEGGKEGFSTESGKTTEWATTAEREEQTGARGTQPPSVAGGKRDRVAISRNGTRTAARMYACPLCNGLFSRNYNLHHHIRAVHEGAKPFVCPICHKTFSYKRGNLEQHIQAVHRGEKPFQCKICGRAFSQKGNLSQHTQAVHAGNRPFQCPQCSRSFSRKSHLHRHITSLKHYGPAGSSAGIQQLSGGILESELAKDADSSS